From one Chryseobacterium sp. 3008163 genomic stretch:
- a CDS encoding metallophosphoesterase, translated as MNLSFKFDRKIFSASARVILLSGFLFSCATYNVQKGKNVHEIQNSDIRTENDFKIFLVGDAGNADEPQAQHTLNFIKNKLDSADKNSMLLFLGDNIYPLGMPKESDKGYPLAKQKLENQLSITKNFKGKTLVIPGNHDWYHGVEGLKAQEEFVKSYLNDKKAFLPKNSCPIDDINLTKDIKLIVLDSEWALINWDKYPGINKGCDIKTTADFYAEFKDLITKNQDKRIIVAVHHPVISSGVHAGFNSAKSHLSSFQGKLPIPGVASLINVLRSSSGASMEDISNAHYAEFANRIKSIIQDKENVILVSGHDHNLQYHEDKNIKQIISGAGSKTDPSTIAQKTDFSYGGSGFAVLNLRKDLSSDVEYFSTKNNKLEKLTQIAVLKKPEEFQNNYLDNLPVTVTSTIYSERQTKAGKFYSWLWGNHYRKYYALPIEAKTKNLSDMNPGYSPVREGGGNQSNSLRLRTNDGQEFVMRGIKKSAVRFLNAQAFKKNSFGSELNNTFPERFLLDFYTTNHPFTGFAVNNMIDKLDIFHSNPELYYIPKQKSLGRYNQNYGDELYMIEERFSSDPKTLQSLDNALDIVSTSDVLKNMRKDGKYSVDQDLYIRARIFDMLIGDWDRHEDQWKWAEYKVGDKVIYKPIPRDRDQAFSNYDGAAFKVLMNIPAIRHMKTFKDDIKSVRWMNMEPYPMDLIFLKNANQEDWTAQAKYIQKHLSDTDIDRAFDNLPKEVQDETITDIQRKLKLRKGKLEDYATRYFDVLQEKIPLTGTVNKDKFVITKTGNSVEVKQYQLDKNKGEELVFEKKYDDTKTKELWIYGLEEDDIYEVSGEGTSKINIRLIGGYNHDTYNVENGSKVKIYDFKSQKNTYNAKSATKHISNDYDVNTYNWKHPKYNFFAGYPMANFNPDDGVILGIVANYTVNNFIRDPFTQKHSLSANFYTATGGFNVGYKGIFKKAIAGWDAGIDATYTTPFFARTFFGLGNESLNDADEDNRDYNRVRISQFKFAPSISKTSWLNLKHQFQLNFEHAKVQFNDDRFIAVSPDVNPEVFNGQQFAGANYTFSFKNLDNKAFPTLGLEMILNAGWKANLSEFNQNFANFNGTLNLFHRIDKRGKFVFANSSNAMIINNNNFEFYQAAAIGGNNGMRAYRNERFAGKSYFANNSEIRWNFGRVKNNIVPTNLGILVGYDLGRVWKDGEQSDKWHQGVGAGFWMNILETFSARVDYFTGEDGGRISGGVGLSF; from the coding sequence ATGAATTTATCCTTTAAATTTGATCGAAAAATATTCTCGGCGAGTGCGAGAGTTATCCTTCTTTCCGGATTTTTGTTTTCGTGTGCAACCTATAACGTACAAAAAGGAAAAAACGTGCATGAAATACAAAATTCTGACATAAGAACTGAAAATGATTTTAAAATTTTCCTCGTTGGTGATGCCGGAAACGCAGATGAACCGCAAGCGCAGCATACTTTAAATTTCATTAAAAATAAATTAGATTCGGCCGATAAAAATTCAATGCTTCTGTTTTTGGGAGATAATATTTATCCGCTGGGAATGCCAAAAGAAAGTGATAAAGGGTATCCTTTGGCCAAACAAAAATTAGAAAATCAATTATCGATTACCAAAAATTTTAAAGGAAAAACACTGGTAATCCCAGGAAATCACGATTGGTATCACGGTGTGGAAGGTTTAAAAGCTCAGGAAGAGTTTGTAAAATCTTATCTGAATGATAAAAAAGCTTTTTTACCTAAAAACTCCTGTCCGATTGACGATATTAATTTAACTAAAGACATCAAACTGATTGTTCTTGATTCTGAATGGGCTCTTATAAATTGGGACAAATATCCGGGGATCAATAAAGGCTGCGACATCAAGACGACAGCCGATTTTTATGCCGAGTTTAAAGATTTAATTACAAAAAATCAGGATAAGAGAATCATTGTGGCCGTACATCATCCCGTCATCAGTTCGGGCGTTCATGCAGGTTTCAATTCTGCAAAATCTCACCTTTCCTCTTTTCAGGGTAAACTTCCAATTCCGGGAGTTGCAAGTTTAATTAATGTTTTGCGAAGTTCTTCCGGAGCGAGTATGGAGGATATTAGCAATGCGCATTATGCAGAGTTTGCCAATAGAATCAAAAGTATTATTCAGGATAAAGAAAATGTGATTCTGGTTTCCGGGCATGACCATAATCTACAATATCATGAAGACAAAAATATCAAGCAAATCATCAGCGGTGCGGGTTCTAAAACCGATCCTTCGACAATTGCTCAAAAAACAGATTTCTCCTATGGAGGAAGCGGATTTGCAGTTTTAAATCTCAGAAAAGATTTAAGTTCGGATGTTGAATATTTTTCGACCAAAAACAATAAACTTGAAAAGCTGACTCAGATTGCAGTTCTTAAAAAACCAGAAGAGTTCCAAAATAATTATCTGGATAATTTACCCGTAACCGTAACATCTACGATTTACTCCGAAAGACAGACTAAAGCAGGAAAATTCTACTCTTGGCTTTGGGGAAATCATTACAGAAAATACTACGCACTTCCGATTGAAGCCAAAACAAAAAATCTTTCAGACATGAATCCCGGATATTCTCCTGTCAGAGAAGGCGGTGGAAATCAGTCGAACAGTCTGCGTCTTAGAACCAACGACGGACAGGAATTTGTGATGCGTGGAATCAAGAAAAGTGCAGTCCGTTTTCTGAATGCTCAGGCTTTCAAGAAAAACAGTTTCGGAAGCGAACTCAACAATACATTTCCGGAAAGATTTTTACTCGATTTTTATACCACAAATCATCCTTTTACAGGTTTTGCGGTTAATAATATGATTGACAAGTTGGATATTTTCCACAGCAATCCTGAATTATATTACATTCCAAAACAAAAATCTTTAGGACGATACAATCAAAATTACGGTGACGAACTGTATATGATTGAAGAACGTTTTTCTTCAGATCCGAAAACTTTGCAGTCATTGGATAATGCATTAGACATCGTTTCAACTTCAGATGTTCTGAAAAATATGCGAAAAGATGGTAAATATTCAGTAGATCAGGATCTTTACATCAGAGCAAGAATTTTTGACATGCTGATCGGTGATTGGGACAGACACGAAGATCAATGGAAATGGGCAGAATACAAAGTTGGTGATAAAGTGATTTACAAACCAATTCCGCGTGACAGAGATCAGGCATTTAGCAATTACGATGGGGCAGCTTTTAAAGTCTTGATGAATATTCCTGCAATCCGTCACATGAAAACATTTAAAGACGATATAAAAAGCGTACGATGGATGAACATGGAGCCTTATCCTATGGATTTAATTTTCCTGAAAAATGCGAATCAGGAAGACTGGACGGCTCAGGCAAAATACATTCAGAAACATTTATCAGATACCGATATCGACCGTGCATTTGATAATTTACCTAAAGAAGTTCAGGACGAAACCATTACAGATATTCAAAGAAAACTGAAGCTGAGAAAAGGCAAATTGGAAGATTATGCAACGAGATATTTTGATGTTTTGCAGGAAAAAATTCCTTTAACGGGAACGGTAAACAAAGATAAATTTGTAATCACAAAAACAGGAAATTCTGTTGAAGTAAAACAATATCAATTAGACAAAAACAAAGGTGAAGAGCTGGTTTTTGAAAAGAAATATGACGATACCAAAACCAAAGAACTTTGGATCTACGGTTTGGAAGAAGATGATATTTACGAAGTTTCAGGAGAAGGAACATCGAAAATAAACATCCGATTAATTGGTGGTTACAATCATGACACCTACAATGTAGAAAATGGAAGTAAGGTAAAGATTTATGATTTTAAATCACAGAAAAATACCTACAACGCAAAATCCGCAACTAAACATATCAGCAATGATTATGACGTCAACACCTACAACTGGAAGCACCCGAAATACAATTTCTTTGCAGGTTATCCAATGGCCAATTTCAATCCTGATGACGGCGTGATTCTAGGAATTGTAGCAAACTATACAGTCAATAATTTCATCCGTGACCCTTTCACCCAAAAACATAGTTTAAGCGCTAATTTTTATACTGCAACTGGCGGATTTAATGTTGGTTATAAAGGAATTTTCAAGAAGGCAATCGCTGGTTGGGATGCAGGAATAGACGCCACCTACACCACTCCGTTTTTTGCAAGAACATTCTTTGGTTTGGGTAATGAGAGTTTGAATGATGCTGATGAAGACAACCGAGACTACAACCGAGTGCGAATTTCTCAGTTTAAATTTGCGCCATCCATTTCAAAAACGAGCTGGCTGAATCTGAAACATCAGTTTCAGTTAAATTTTGAACATGCTAAAGTGCAGTTCAATGATGACCGATTCATAGCTGTTTCTCCAGATGTAAATCCTGAAGTTTTTAATGGACAACAATTTGCGGGCGCAAACTATACGTTTAGTTTTAAAAATTTAGACAATAAAGCCTTCCCTACTTTAGGTTTGGAAATGATTTTAAATGCAGGCTGGAAAGCCAATCTATCAGAATTTAATCAAAACTTCGCCAACTTCAACGGAACTTTAAATCTATTCCACAGAATTGATAAGCGAGGAAAATTTGTATTTGCCAACTCGAGCAACGCAATGATTATTAACAATAATAATTTTGAATTCTACCAAGCTGCAGCCATCGGCGGAAACAACGGAATGCGTGCTTACAGAAATGAAAGGTTTGCAGGGAAATCATATTTCGCCAATAATTCTGAAATCCGCTGGAATTTCGGAAGAGTAAAAAACAATATCGTTCCTACGAACTTGGGAATTTTAGTCGGCTACGATTTAGGAAGAGTCTGGAAAGACGGTGAACAATCCGACAAATGGCATCAAGGAGTCGGTGCAGGTTTCTGGATGAACATTCTGGAAACGTTCTCTGCGAGAGTGGATTATTTTACCGGGGAAGATGGCGGAAGGATTTCCGGTGGTGTGGGGTTGAGTTTTTAG
- a CDS encoding GAF domain-containing protein, translated as MANLYKKESPFQVFISFKKYLDVLEHIRYNDRLEYRANYAESLIEKTKNFKELRDGFQDLAVFEKHKDLIRLLLADLFPTGLTKNEIKAAGIPLTNLTFNYTERFQNILNDAGKDFEIEFRDISDDEYYVFCCCLILQTYLKRDIRVTIPFYYDIPDKNGIIKHYKITVNSDFSYVYPAEGTKIPADDVIDMLLENLDDIHLWKKHFPSESWILNGFSIISLVDCTTEVALSDLKSTLIKVDLENPSPDENLKEIFKSYFDVAELNFGLMLFNNKNKRLEKLPIYDSVFTNYLLDFWLNTFDEEARKTTFENVTYNSKPVVISDVDKIDEEIKKLPSFNILKDHQINSFMVIPIMKDGELLAIMEFTSPTANSLNGLKLKKLEFVADMIIFSLSRFTYERNNQIEAIIQREYTTIHDSVIWKFRNEAERYFNAYLSKKIYTLKEISFKNLTPLFSFSDIRSSSDKRFNLMLEDLNLQIDGLHEVMTMLNSSDAKKHLLALEVFENELNNEIKADTEQRFQRILREEIHPYLQGQLEIKSDENIKDKIKNYFSQVFTQNDLFYANRKNLDDSITLLNRKLADILDQKQVIAQEIFPHYFERFKSDGVEHNLYIGPNIAPDLAYSTKVVHELRYWQLETICTMEHEFHLFKEDLPISLDIASLIFVYNEKIDIRFRMDEKRFDVDGAFNSNFEIIKKRLEKAHIKDSTERLTRPGKITIVYFGMENQREYLQYINRLQKQNVLKADVEFLRVEDLQGITGLLAIRVSFV; from the coding sequence TTGGCAAATCTTTACAAGAAAGAAAGTCCGTTTCAGGTTTTTATATCGTTCAAAAAATATTTGGATGTGCTTGAGCATATCAGATATAACGACCGATTGGAATACCGTGCCAATTATGCAGAATCTTTGATTGAGAAAACCAAAAATTTCAAGGAATTACGAGATGGTTTTCAGGATCTTGCGGTGTTTGAAAAACATAAAGACCTCATAAGACTTTTGCTGGCTGATCTTTTTCCGACAGGTTTGACGAAAAATGAAATTAAAGCCGCCGGAATTCCTTTAACGAATCTTACATTCAATTATACTGAAAGGTTTCAGAATATTCTGAATGACGCGGGAAAAGATTTCGAGATTGAATTCAGAGACATCAGCGATGATGAATATTACGTATTTTGCTGCTGCCTCATTTTGCAGACTTATCTGAAAAGAGACATCAGAGTCACCATTCCTTTTTATTATGATATTCCCGACAAAAACGGGATTATTAAGCATTATAAAATTACAGTCAACTCAGACTTCAGCTACGTTTATCCGGCAGAAGGAACAAAAATTCCTGCGGATGATGTCATCGATATGCTGCTTGAAAATCTGGATGATATTCATCTTTGGAAAAAACATTTCCCGTCAGAATCTTGGATTTTAAACGGATTCAGCATTATTTCCCTAGTCGATTGTACCACAGAAGTTGCTTTATCGGATCTGAAATCTACGCTTATCAAAGTTGATCTTGAAAACCCTTCACCGGACGAAAATCTGAAAGAAATTTTCAAATCCTATTTTGATGTTGCCGAACTCAATTTTGGGTTGATGCTTTTTAACAATAAAAATAAAAGGCTCGAAAAACTACCAATCTATGACAGCGTGTTCACCAATTATCTCTTAGATTTTTGGTTAAACACATTTGATGAAGAGGCTCGCAAAACTACCTTTGAAAACGTCACGTACAACTCAAAACCCGTTGTCATTTCTGATGTTGATAAAATAGATGAAGAAATCAAAAAACTGCCTTCATTTAATATTTTGAAAGATCACCAGATCAACAGCTTCATGGTCATTCCGATTATGAAAGATGGTGAACTGCTGGCTATCATGGAGTTTACTTCACCTACCGCTAACAGTTTGAATGGTTTAAAACTGAAAAAACTCGAGTTTGTAGCAGACATGATTATTTTCTCTTTGAGCAGATTTACTTATGAAAGAAATAATCAGATTGAAGCCATCATTCAGCGAGAATACACCACGATTCACGACAGCGTAATCTGGAAATTCAGAAATGAAGCGGAACGGTATTTCAATGCTTATTTATCTAAAAAAATATATACTTTAAAGGAGATTTCGTTTAAAAATCTTACCCCATTATTCAGTTTTTCAGACATCCGTTCTTCGTCAGACAAACGATTTAATCTGATGCTGGAAGATCTCAATCTGCAAATAGACGGACTTCATGAAGTAATGACCATGCTCAATTCTTCAGACGCCAAAAAACATTTATTGGCACTTGAAGTTTTTGAAAATGAACTCAACAACGAAATAAAAGCTGATACAGAGCAACGTTTTCAGAGAATTCTACGGGAAGAAATTCATCCCTATTTACAAGGTCAGCTTGAGATAAAAAGCGATGAAAATATTAAAGATAAAATCAAAAATTATTTCAGTCAGGTCTTTACACAGAATGATCTGTTTTATGCCAACAGAAAAAATTTAGATGATTCCATTACGCTTCTAAACCGTAAACTGGCGGATATTTTAGACCAAAAACAAGTGATTGCGCAGGAAATTTTCCCGCATTATTTTGAGAGGTTTAAGTCTGATGGTGTCGAACATAATCTTTACATCGGACCCAATATCGCTCCCGACTTAGCCTATTCTACAAAAGTCGTTCACGAACTGAGATACTGGCAGCTGGAAACCATTTGCACGATGGAACATGAATTTCATTTATTCAAAGAAGATCTTCCAATCTCGCTGGATATTGCATCACTGATCTTTGTTTATAATGAAAAAATAGACATCCGTTTCCGAATGGATGAGAAACGTTTTGACGTAGATGGAGCTTTTAATTCTAATTTTGAAATCATTAAAAAGAGACTTGAAAAAGCTCACATTAAAGATTCTACTGAGAGGTTAACCCGTCCAGGAAAAATCACAATTGTTTATTTCGGGATGGAAAATCAACGTGAATATCTTCAATATATCAACAGACTTCAAAAACAAAATGTTCTGAAAGCTGATGTTGAATTTTTAAGAGTTGAAGATCTTCAGGGAATTACCGGGTTGCTGGCGATCAGAGTTTCTTTTGTATGA
- a CDS encoding Pycsar system effector family protein gives MSVLNKAKDYVENLFKDKLSSVYFYHNFIHTTYAVNKAEEIISHSEVSESDREKILLALWFHDVGFTDCNAEGHEKKGVEIVTEFLLRENASREYIDEVSKLILSTEKYHQPQNFLEQIMKDADFSHFASPFYNDTAEALRKEWELTGGMCFSNDEWNVMNVDFLKNKHKYFTDYAKENWEPLKLKNVKKLEKKIDKIEKEEKPKKENSDSKKDKDQKSDRSVDTLFRVTLNNHTRLSDIADSKANILLSVNAIIISVCLSVLVPKLDTPKNAHLIIPTFFLLISSVMTIIFAILSTKPNVTKTTFTNQDIEDRKVNLLFFGNFHQMKFDHYLSSMHDLIKDRDYIYDSMVKDLYFLGKVLDRKYKLLSITYTIFMAGIISSVLAFAYAFLSL, from the coding sequence ATGAGCGTTTTAAACAAAGCCAAAGATTACGTTGAAAACTTATTCAAAGATAAGTTATCTTCTGTATATTTTTATCATAATTTTATACATACCACATACGCTGTCAACAAGGCTGAAGAGATTATCAGTCACTCTGAAGTTTCTGAGTCAGACAGAGAAAAAATCTTACTTGCACTATGGTTTCATGACGTTGGTTTTACCGATTGTAATGCAGAAGGTCATGAGAAAAAAGGAGTGGAAATTGTAACAGAATTTCTGCTTCGTGAGAATGCTTCACGAGAATATATTGATGAAGTTTCAAAACTGATTCTTTCTACCGAAAAATATCATCAGCCTCAAAATTTTCTCGAGCAAATTATGAAAGATGCGGATTTTAGTCACTTTGCAAGTCCATTTTATAATGATACTGCAGAAGCTCTTCGTAAAGAATGGGAATTGACCGGCGGAATGTGCTTTTCTAATGACGAATGGAACGTGATGAATGTAGATTTTCTGAAAAACAAGCACAAATATTTTACAGATTACGCCAAAGAAAACTGGGAGCCGCTGAAACTGAAAAACGTAAAAAAATTGGAAAAGAAGATTGATAAAATTGAAAAAGAAGAAAAACCTAAGAAAGAAAATTCTGACTCCAAGAAAGATAAAGACCAAAAGTCTGACAGAAGTGTAGACACGCTTTTCAGAGTTACCTTAAATAATCATACAAGATTGAGTGATATTGCAGATAGCAAGGCAAATATTTTGCTTTCGGTAAATGCGATTATCATTTCGGTCTGTTTGTCTGTTTTGGTTCCGAAATTAGATACTCCGAAAAATGCACATTTGATTATCCCAACTTTTTTCCTGTTGATTTCGAGCGTTATGACGATCATTTTTGCCATTCTTTCTACAAAACCGAATGTGACGAAAACTACTTTTACCAATCAGGATATTGAAGACCGAAAAGTGAATCTTTTATTCTTCGGAAATTTCCATCAGATGAAATTTGACCATTATCTGAGTTCAATGCATGATCTCATCAAAGACAGAGATTATATTTACGATTCTATGGTGAAAGATTTGTATTTCCTTGGGAAAGTTTTAGACAGAAAATATAAATTGCTTTCTATCACCTACACCATTTTTATGGCAGGAATTATCTCTTCGGTACTTGCTTTTGCGTATGCTTTTCTTAGTTTGTAA
- a CDS encoding FUSC family protein, with the protein MKTDHSAQNRFQYLIEIKKTERKWHFPFLAALCIGTPLLLGWFSGKPNYGSLSSLGALTILYFTTAPISQRMIHLAVCAFGIIFSFTISLFFSFNIYMAALSFGIVSFLSHFITSYFKIPPPGNFFFIMLAAMASTFQFDLEMIPMRVGLVAMGAILSCSLAFIYSVFVEKSEVVTVPRRVFKKKRYTKFVESTIIGLIMMLTLIVGHLLKFQNTYWISISTVAIIQGRNFEHVRQRNMHRIFGTFIGLGLASLILLFDPEKILMIGIIVVLQFIVELMIVRNYGLAVIFITPLTLLLIEAGSPIHHDVENLMEARLLDTIIGSLMGLAAGFFLHHQQIINQLEKNIRYSFFQFKKLKK; encoded by the coding sequence ATGAAAACCGATCATTCAGCACAAAACCGATTTCAATATCTGATTGAAATTAAGAAAACCGAAAGAAAATGGCATTTTCCGTTTCTTGCGGCTTTGTGCATTGGTACGCCGCTTTTGCTGGGCTGGTTTTCCGGAAAACCAAACTACGGAAGTCTGTCGAGTTTGGGTGCGTTGACGATCTTGTATTTCACTACAGCACCGATCAGTCAGCGAATGATTCATCTGGCGGTCTGCGCTTTCGGAATTATTTTTTCCTTTACCATCAGTCTTTTTTTTAGCTTTAATATTTATATGGCGGCTTTGTCCTTCGGGATTGTTTCTTTTCTGTCACATTTTATTACTTCTTATTTTAAAATTCCACCGCCGGGAAATTTTTTCTTCATTATGCTTGCGGCAATGGCAAGTACTTTTCAGTTTGATTTGGAAATGATTCCTATGAGAGTTGGATTAGTCGCAATGGGAGCCATTTTATCATGTTCGTTGGCTTTTATTTATTCCGTTTTTGTTGAAAAGAGTGAAGTGGTGACTGTTCCCCGAAGAGTTTTTAAGAAAAAAAGATATACCAAATTTGTAGAAAGTACGATTATTGGTTTAATCATGATGCTGACATTAATTGTCGGTCATCTTTTAAAATTTCAGAATACGTACTGGATTTCTATTTCCACCGTTGCCATTATTCAGGGACGGAATTTCGAGCATGTACGCCAAAGAAATATGCACCGGATTTTCGGAACTTTTATTGGTCTCGGTTTAGCTTCGCTGATTCTACTTTTTGATCCTGAAAAGATTCTAATGATAGGAATTATCGTAGTTTTACAGTTCATTGTAGAATTAATGATTGTGAGAAATTATGGTTTGGCCGTGATCTTTATTACACCACTTACCTTACTTTTAATAGAAGCGGGAAGTCCTATTCATCATGATGTTGAAAATCTCATGGAGGCGAGATTACTCGATACGATTATCGGAAGTTTGATGGGATTGGCAGCCGGTTTTTTTCTACATCATCAGCAAATCATCAATCAACTGGAGAAAAATATTAGGTATTCTTTTTTTCAGTTTAAAAAATTAAAAAAATAA
- the mazG gene encoding nucleoside triphosphate pyrophosphohydrolase, producing the protein MNTRQEKLEAFGRLLDIMDDLREKCPWDQKQTLQTLRHLTLEETYELSDALLQEDLTEIKKELGDVLLHLVFYAKIGSEKQSFDIADVINSLNEKLIFRHPHIYGDVEVKDEEEVKQNWEKLKLKEGNKSILGGVPKGLPSMVKAYRIQDKVKGIGFEFHDAEDAWKKVDEEIQEFHDETDSDKKEQELGDVFFSLINYARISGLNPDSALERTNLKFISRFQKMENLALKENLKLGEMSLEEMDVLWEKAKRFE; encoded by the coding sequence ATGAACACCAGACAGGAAAAACTCGAAGCTTTTGGAAGACTTTTGGATATTATGGATGACCTTCGTGAAAAATGTCCGTGGGATCAGAAACAGACGCTTCAGACGCTTCGTCATTTGACGTTGGAAGAAACGTATGAACTTTCAGATGCGCTATTGCAGGAAGATTTAACTGAAATTAAAAAAGAACTCGGTGATGTACTTCTGCATCTGGTTTTTTATGCTAAAATAGGGTCGGAGAAACAGAGTTTTGATATTGCTGATGTTATTAATTCTTTAAATGAAAAACTGATTTTCCGTCATCCTCATATTTATGGTGATGTCGAAGTGAAAGATGAAGAAGAGGTAAAACAGAATTGGGAAAAACTGAAGCTGAAAGAGGGAAATAAATCTATTTTAGGCGGAGTTCCGAAAGGTTTACCGAGTATGGTAAAAGCGTACAGAATTCAGGATAAAGTGAAAGGAATTGGTTTTGAATTTCATGATGCGGAAGATGCATGGAAAAAAGTCGATGAAGAGATTCAGGAATTTCATGATGAAACCGATTCAGATAAAAAAGAACAGGAATTAGGAGATGTATTTTTCTCATTAATCAATTACGCCAGAATTTCTGGTTTAAATCCAGATTCTGCGTTAGAGAGAACCAATTTGAAGTTCATTTCAAGATTCCAAAAGATGGAAAATTTAGCATTAAAAGAAAATTTAAAATTGGGAGAAATGTCTTTGGAAGAAATGGATGTTCTCTGGGAAAAAGCAAAACGTTTTGAATAA